Proteins co-encoded in one Ralstonia sp. RRA genomic window:
- a CDS encoding alpha/beta hydrolase — protein sequence MEWTVQGERAYAYTGGKPFNPALPCVVFVHGAQNDHSVWGLQTRWFAHHGFSVLAVDLPAHGRSGGAPLQTVEAMADWVMALVQAAGVTQPVMVVGHSMGSLIALECASRYASRVRRIALVATARPMKVSDALLDAALNNTASAIDMVNVWSHSSLANKPSAPGPGFWMHGGSQRLMERVARGTEAPVFHTDFSACNGYTRGAEAMAAVKCPSLVIVGEKDQMTPAKAGRQVAAGLAGSRMVGLPCGHAVMGECPDGTLDALIAFAREREPATAAA from the coding sequence ATGGAATGGACCGTACAAGGCGAACGCGCTTACGCCTACACCGGTGGCAAGCCGTTCAATCCGGCGCTGCCGTGCGTGGTGTTCGTGCATGGCGCGCAGAACGATCATTCGGTCTGGGGGCTGCAGACCCGCTGGTTTGCGCACCACGGTTTCAGTGTGCTGGCGGTTGATCTGCCCGCACACGGCCGCAGCGGTGGTGCGCCCCTGCAAACCGTGGAGGCCATGGCCGACTGGGTAATGGCGCTCGTCCAAGCCGCGGGTGTCACGCAACCGGTGATGGTGGTCGGGCACAGCATGGGCTCGCTGATCGCGCTGGAGTGCGCCTCGCGATACGCAAGTCGCGTGCGCCGCATTGCGTTGGTGGCCACCGCCCGGCCGATGAAGGTGTCGGATGCGCTGCTTGACGCGGCGCTCAACAACACCGCCAGTGCGATCGACATGGTGAACGTCTGGTCGCATTCCAGCCTGGCCAACAAGCCGTCGGCACCTGGCCCTGGCTTCTGGATGCACGGCGGCAGCCAGCGGCTGATGGAACGCGTGGCGCGCGGCACCGAGGCCCCCGTCTTCCACACGGATTTTTCGGCGTGCAATGGCTATACGCGCGGTGCCGAGGCCATGGCTGCAGTGAAGTGCCCATCACTCGTCATCGTTGGTGAGAAAGACCAGATGACGCCGGCCAAAGCAGGCCGTCAGGTGGCTGCCGGGTTGGCTGGCAGCCGCATGGTGGGTCTGCCTTGCGGGCACGCGGTCATGGGAGAATGTCCGGACGGCACGCTCGATGCGCTGATCGCCTTTGCGCGCGAACGCGAGCCGGCCACCGCCGCCGCGTAA
- a CDS encoding FKBP-type peptidyl-prolyl cis-trans isomerase gives MKLASLLLCASSLALVAVSVQAASPASETLPSGVIVQTLTKGTGPSPKASDTVKVHYRGTLTDGKEFDSSYKRGQPISFPLNRVIPCWTEGVQKMQVGGKAKLTCPAATAYGERGVPGTIPPNSTLNFEVELLGIGG, from the coding sequence ATGAAACTCGCTTCCCTGCTGCTGTGCGCTTCGTCGCTTGCCCTGGTTGCTGTTAGCGTGCAAGCCGCATCGCCCGCCAGCGAAACCTTGCCCTCCGGTGTGATCGTCCAGACCCTGACCAAGGGCACCGGCCCGTCGCCCAAGGCCAGCGATACGGTCAAGGTGCACTACCGCGGCACGTTGACCGACGGCAAAGAGTTCGACAGCTCCTACAAGCGCGGCCAGCCGATCTCGTTCCCGCTGAACCGCGTGATTCCGTGCTGGACCGAAGGCGTGCAGAAGATGCAGGTGGGCGGCAAGGCCAAGCTGACCTGCCCGGCGGCGACGGCTTACGGCGAGCGCGGCGTGCCCGGCACGATTCCGCCCAATTCCACGCTGAACTTCGAGGTGGAACTGCTTGGCATCGGCGGCTGA
- a CDS encoding MFS transporter — protein MSQSSQFSLLKQRRFAPFFWTQFLGAMNDNVFKVAFSSLVTYHAALFGNTDPASAAFLISAIFIAPFVLLSATSGQIADRMDKARLIRLVKTLEIAIMAIGCTGFALRHVELLYLCTFLMGVHSTLFGPVKYAYLPQHLQSSELVGGNGLVEMGTFVAILIGTIGGGELANYTRNGELIGPTLTGIACLVIAVSGWLTARGVPVSPASQPDLRINWNPISETWRNLKLASNQRAVFLSLMGISWLWFVGATFLTSFFAFARNVLGGDQNVVTLLLAVFSVGIGLGSVLCEKLSGRTVEIGLVPFGSIGMTVFAVDLYFASHAEALVAHDVLTGISGFLQNHRHWRVLADLFLLAMFGGFYSVPLYALIQSRCEPTHRARIIAANNILNALFMIASAVLAMVLTHAGFTIPQLFLVTGILNAVVAIYIYTLVPEFLIRFVMWLLIHTVYRVKVEGSERIPDEGPCLLVCNHVSFVDAVVVGAFVRRPVRFVMDHRIFKVPVLSWFFRTVKAIPIAPMHEDPEMLKRAYDSIAEALAEGEVVCIFPEGKITATGEMNPFKEGVRRIVERTPVPVVPMALRGLWGSFFSRHGGAAMTRPFRRGFLNKLELCIGTPVPAQAVSPEGLQAAVLALRGEWL, from the coding sequence ATGAGCCAATCGAGCCAGTTTTCCCTGCTCAAGCAGCGCCGTTTCGCGCCGTTCTTCTGGACCCAGTTCCTGGGTGCCATGAACGACAACGTGTTCAAGGTGGCGTTTTCCTCGCTGGTCACGTACCACGCGGCGCTGTTTGGCAATACGGACCCAGCATCGGCGGCGTTCCTGATCTCGGCGATCTTCATCGCGCCTTTCGTATTGCTGTCGGCCACCAGCGGGCAGATTGCCGATCGCATGGACAAGGCCCGGCTGATCCGTCTGGTCAAGACGCTGGAAATCGCCATCATGGCGATCGGTTGCACGGGCTTTGCGCTGCGCCATGTCGAACTGCTGTATCTGTGCACCTTTCTGATGGGCGTGCATTCAACGCTGTTCGGGCCCGTGAAGTACGCGTATCTGCCGCAGCATCTGCAGTCGTCCGAGCTGGTGGGCGGCAACGGGCTGGTGGAAATGGGCACCTTCGTCGCCATCCTGATCGGTACGATCGGCGGCGGGGAGTTGGCCAACTACACGCGCAATGGCGAACTCATTGGTCCCACGCTCACGGGGATTGCCTGCCTGGTCATTGCCGTGAGCGGCTGGCTGACAGCGCGCGGCGTGCCGGTGTCGCCGGCCTCGCAGCCGGATCTGCGCATCAACTGGAACCCAATCTCCGAGACGTGGCGCAATCTGAAGCTGGCCAGCAACCAGCGCGCCGTGTTCCTGAGCCTGATGGGCATCTCGTGGCTGTGGTTTGTGGGGGCGACGTTCCTGACGTCGTTCTTTGCCTTTGCACGTAATGTGCTCGGTGGTGACCAGAACGTGGTGACCCTGCTGCTGGCGGTGTTCTCGGTCGGTATCGGGCTGGGGTCGGTGCTGTGCGAGAAGCTCTCGGGGCGCACGGTGGAGATCGGCTTGGTGCCGTTCGGCTCGATTGGCATGACCGTGTTTGCGGTGGACCTGTATTTTGCCTCGCATGCCGAAGCGCTGGTCGCGCACGATGTGCTGACAGGCATTTCCGGCTTCCTGCAGAACCACCGCCACTGGCGCGTGCTGGCGGATCTGTTCCTGCTGGCGATGTTCGGCGGCTTCTACAGCGTGCCGCTGTATGCGTTGATTCAGAGCCGCTGCGAGCCGACGCACCGTGCCCGCATCATCGCGGCCAACAACATCCTCAATGCACTGTTCATGATCGCCTCGGCCGTGCTGGCGATGGTGCTTACGCACGCCGGCTTCACGATCCCGCAGTTGTTCCTGGTCACCGGCATCCTCAATGCCGTGGTGGCGATCTACATCTACACGCTGGTGCCGGAGTTCCTGATCCGCTTCGTGATGTGGCTGCTGATCCATACCGTCTACCGTGTGAAGGTGGAGGGTTCGGAGCGCATTCCCGACGAGGGTCCGTGCCTGCTGGTCTGCAACCACGTGAGCTTTGTCGATGCCGTGGTGGTGGGCGCCTTCGTACGCCGACCGGTGCGCTTTGTGATGGACCACCGCATCTTCAAGGTGCCGGTGCTGTCGTGGTTCTTTCGCACGGTCAAGGCGATTCCCATTGCGCCGATGCATGAAGACCCCGAGATGCTCAAGCGCGCTTACGACAGCATTGCCGAGGCGCTGGCGGAGGGTGAGGTGGTCTGCATCTTCCCCGAGGGCAAGATCACGGCCACGGGCGAGATGAACCCGTTCAAGGAAGGCGTACGTCGCATTGTTGAACGCACGCCGGTGCCGGTGGTGCCGATGGCGCTGCGTGGCCTGTGGGGCAGCTTCTTCTCGCGCCACGGCGGCGCGGCAATGACGCGGCCGTTCCGGCGCGGTTTCCTCAACAAGCTGGAGTTGTGTATTGGTACGCCGGTGCCGGCGCAGGCGGTGTCGCCGGAAGGGCTTCAGGCTGCCGTGCTGGCGCTGCGCGGCGAGTGGCTCTAA
- a CDS encoding Mpo1-like protein: MATTEHPTFSSFAEFYPFYLGEHQDRTCRRLHFAGSSIALVCLILLIFTGNLWWLLGAAVSGYAFAWVGHFGFEKNRPATFRHPIYSLMGDWVMYRDIWTGKIPF, encoded by the coding sequence ATGGCCACCACCGAGCACCCCACCTTCAGCAGCTTCGCCGAGTTCTATCCGTTCTATCTGGGCGAGCACCAGGACCGCACCTGCCGGCGCCTGCATTTTGCGGGTTCGAGCATCGCCCTGGTGTGCCTGATCCTGCTGATCTTCACGGGTAACTTGTGGTGGCTGCTCGGTGCGGCGGTCAGCGGCTATGCGTTTGCGTGGGTCGGGCACTTCGGCTTTGAAAAGAACCGGCCCGCCACCTTTCGTCACCCGATCTACAGCCTGATGGGCGACTGGGTGATGTATCGCGATATCTGGACGGGAAAGATCCCGTTCTGA
- a CDS encoding O-acetylhomoserine aminocarboxypropyltransferase — protein MSKARFDTLALHAGAAPDPATGARATPIHLTTSFVFRDSEHAASLFNMERAGHVYSRISNPTVAVFEERMAALENGVGAIATASGQAALHLAIVTLMGAGSHIVASSALYGGSHNLLHYTLRRFGIETTFVKPGDIDGWRAAIRPNTRLLFGETLGNPGLDVLDIPTIASIAHDAGVPLLVDSTFTTPWLLQPFAHGADLVYHSATKFLGGHGTTIGGVLIDGGTFDYVAAGKHPELTEPYAGFHDMVFAEESTVAPFLLRARREGLRDFGACMNPMAAWQLLQGIETLPLRMARHVENTRRITTFLASHPMVASVAYPELESHPDHALAKRLLPHGAGAVFSFDLRGDRRAGQQFIESLGLFSHLANVGDARSLVIHPASTTHFRMDADALTAAGISEGTIRLSIGLEDADDLIDDLKRGLKAAERAMSAAPGKAASNATGAR, from the coding sequence ATGTCCAAAGCCCGCTTCGACACGCTGGCCCTGCATGCCGGTGCCGCGCCCGACCCGGCCACGGGTGCGCGCGCTACGCCCATCCATCTCACCACGTCCTTCGTGTTTCGCGATAGCGAACACGCCGCCTCATTGTTCAACATGGAGCGCGCGGGTCACGTTTACTCGCGCATTTCCAACCCGACCGTCGCCGTGTTCGAAGAACGCATGGCGGCGCTTGAGAACGGTGTCGGTGCCATCGCCACGGCCTCTGGCCAGGCGGCGCTGCACCTGGCCATCGTCACGCTGATGGGCGCGGGCTCGCATATCGTCGCCTCGTCGGCGCTGTATGGCGGCTCGCACAACCTGCTGCATTACACGCTGCGCCGCTTCGGCATCGAGACGACCTTCGTCAAGCCCGGCGACATCGACGGCTGGCGCGCGGCCATCCGTCCGAACACGCGCCTGCTGTTTGGCGAGACGCTCGGCAACCCGGGGCTGGATGTGCTCGACATCCCGACCATTGCATCGATTGCGCATGATGCGGGCGTGCCGCTGCTGGTCGACTCGACCTTCACCACGCCGTGGCTGCTGCAGCCGTTCGCGCACGGGGCAGACCTGGTCTACCACTCGGCGACCAAGTTCCTGGGCGGGCACGGCACGACCATCGGTGGTGTGCTGATCGACGGCGGCACCTTCGACTACGTGGCAGCGGGCAAACACCCAGAGCTGACCGAGCCCTATGCGGGCTTCCACGACATGGTGTTTGCCGAGGAAAGCACCGTCGCCCCTTTCCTGTTGCGCGCCCGCCGCGAGGGCCTGCGTGACTTCGGCGCCTGCATGAATCCGATGGCGGCGTGGCAGTTGCTGCAAGGCATCGAAACGCTGCCGCTGCGCATGGCTCGCCACGTAGAGAACACCCGCCGCATCACCACCTTCCTGGCGAGCCATCCGATGGTGGCGTCGGTGGCCTACCCTGAACTGGAATCGCACCCCGACCACGCGTTGGCCAAGCGCTTGCTACCGCATGGCGCTGGCGCCGTGTTCAGCTTCGACCTGCGCGGTGATCGGCGTGCCGGCCAGCAATTCATTGAATCGCTCGGCCTGTTCTCGCACCTGGCCAACGTGGGCGACGCGCGCTCGCTGGTGATTCACCCGGCATCGACCACGCACTTCCGCATGGACGCCGATGCACTGACCGCTGCCGGCATCAGCGAAGGCACGATCCGCCTGTCGATTGGCCTGGAAGACGCCGACGACCTGATCGACGATCTGAAGCGCGGCCTGAAAGCCGCCGAGCGCGCGATGTCGGCCGCGCCTGGCAAAGCCGCATCCAACGCAACCGGAGCCCGCTGA
- a CDS encoding CBS domain-containing protein, whose translation MKVSDILHVKGNTLYTVAPETKLQVAVQTMAEYDIGSLVVMEYGELVGMLTFREIIKVLAKGHGTVGEGTTIRKVMDDHPLTCTLETDVNEVRRMMLERHARYLPVLDNRTLMGVISFYDVAKAVFEEQNFENKMLKAYIRDWPEEKANED comes from the coding sequence ATGAAAGTCAGCGACATCCTTCACGTGAAGGGCAACACGCTCTACACCGTGGCCCCGGAAACCAAGCTCCAGGTGGCGGTGCAGACAATGGCGGAGTACGACATCGGCTCGCTCGTGGTGATGGAGTACGGCGAGCTGGTCGGCATGCTGACCTTCCGCGAAATCATCAAGGTCCTGGCCAAGGGCCACGGCACGGTGGGCGAGGGCACCACCATCCGCAAGGTGATGGATGACCACCCGCTCACCTGCACGCTGGAAACCGACGTCAATGAAGTGCGCCGCATGATGCTGGAGCGCCATGCACGCTATCTGCCGGTACTCGACAACCGCACGCTGATGGGTGTGATCTCGTTCTACGACGTCGCCAAGGCGGTGTTTGAAGAGCAGAACTTCGAGAACAAGATGCTCAAGGCGTACATTCGCGATTGGCCGGAAGAAAAGGCCAACGAAGACTGA